A single window of Marispirochaeta aestuarii DNA harbors:
- a CDS encoding slipin family protein produces the protein MNIGIVKERYSRIKNQPRRKLEKDFHYSTYSFLMLLIFGGGAGGLLYWFDPLVAPEALATIFGGLLGAGVLMALFPLWTIQVVALFLVLGLMGGYGRIQYPPAYMLAGLGVLLSASVQLVFHWDKVVVLRFGRFRRVRDAGIFILLPIIDRIADFVDTRIRVTDFSAERTLTRDNVPVHIDALCFWMIWDAGKAILEVENYIEAVTLSAQTALRDAIGKNDLAKLLSEREDVGRDIQQILDAKTSPWGISILSVEFTDILIPKELEDAMSRKAQAERERQARIILGTAEAEVASKFEEASRAYVDNPAALQLRAMNMVYEGMKYNKNSLMLLPSSALESMNMGTLLGAAAFQKQNDPEKSGKENTDD, from the coding sequence ATGAATATTGGGATAGTAAAGGAAAGATACTCCCGCATAAAAAACCAGCCCCGCAGAAAGCTGGAGAAGGATTTTCACTACTCCACCTACTCCTTCCTTATGCTGCTGATCTTCGGCGGGGGAGCAGGGGGACTTCTCTACTGGTTTGATCCACTTGTTGCGCCGGAGGCCCTGGCCACCATCTTCGGCGGACTCCTGGGGGCAGGTGTTCTGATGGCTCTCTTTCCCCTGTGGACGATACAGGTAGTAGCCCTCTTCCTGGTTCTGGGACTTATGGGAGGCTACGGGCGAATTCAGTATCCCCCGGCCTATATGCTTGCCGGACTGGGGGTTCTGCTGTCCGCATCGGTACAGCTCGTCTTTCACTGGGACAAGGTGGTGGTACTGCGTTTCGGGCGCTTCCGCCGGGTTCGGGACGCAGGGATTTTCATCCTTCTTCCCATAATCGACCGTATCGCCGACTTCGTGGATACCCGCATCCGGGTTACCGACTTCAGCGCCGAACGAACCCTTACCAGGGACAATGTTCCGGTACACATAGACGCCCTCTGTTTCTGGATGATCTGGGATGCCGGGAAAGCCATTCTTGAGGTGGAGAACTATATTGAAGCGGTCACTTTGTCAGCCCAGACGGCCCTGCGGGATGCCATCGGCAAGAACGACCTGGCCAAGCTGCTTTCCGAGCGGGAGGACGTTGGCCGGGACATCCAGCAGATCCTGGATGCCAAAACCAGCCCCTGGGGTATAAGCATTCTGAGCGTCGAGTTTACGGATATCCTTATTCCCAAGGAGCTCGAAGACGCCATGAGCCGCAAGGCCCAGGCGGAACGTGAGAGGCAGGCCCGCATAATCCTCGGGACTGCCGAGGCGGAGGTTGCATCGAAATTCGAAGAAGCCTCCCGTGCCTACGTGGACAATCCTGCAGCTCTCCAGCTCAGGGCAATGAACATGGTCTATGAAGGGATGAAGTACAACAAGAACTCCCTGATGCTCCTGCCCTCCTCCGCCCTGGAGAGCATGAATATGGGTACCCTGCTGGGAGCGGCGGCTTTCCAGAAACAGAACGACCCGGAAAAATCCGGGAAGGAGAACACGGATGATTGA
- a CDS encoding GntR family transcriptional regulator, producing the protein MAASRKNTRLLQFSLDPKSGVPYYKQIILQIEMAIADSRLSTGDQLPTVRSLAVELQINPNTVARAYSELEIRGIVHTQQGTGTFIADKEIQLDEIERERILAEITRGFVTKASSYGFSMEDVISYLQELNR; encoded by the coding sequence ATGGCGGCATCACGGAAAAATACCCGCTTACTTCAGTTCAGCCTGGACCCGAAAAGCGGGGTTCCCTACTACAAGCAGATCATTCTGCAGATAGAAATGGCCATAGCCGACAGCCGCCTGAGTACCGGAGACCAGCTGCCGACGGTCCGCAGCCTGGCGGTGGAGCTGCAGATAAATCCCAATACCGTGGCCCGGGCATACAGCGAGCTGGAAATACGCGGGATTGTACATACCCAGCAGGGCACGGGCACCTTTATCGCCGACAAGGAGATTCAGCTGGACGAAATAGAGCGGGAGCGGATCCTGGCAGAGATTACCCGGGGCTTCGTAACGAAAGCCAGCTCCTACGGATTCAGCATGGAGGATGTCATAAGCTATCTGCAGGAGCTGAACCGATGA
- a CDS encoding DUF3943 domain-containing protein, with product MRLSSSQRVLYSALFFLLFLSVIQLPLSAETGIETEPAETSPRYGMAALEAMGSNLFLLGVNRYIRQAEYAMISPESIHTNLTSSWVWDQDEFSVNQIGHPYQGSFYFISGRSNNLNFWESSLLTLGGSVTWELLMETELPSKNDLIVTSLGGIAVGEMFHRLYLEADASDLHARWLISPMDSMNSLLFREDTKPARGRSSLRDVQLAGGIVLADNELDGSRNYEAAENDFSAYVSGQIIYGDPFILKSITPFEHFEQRFSINLSDTFYSASFFSDGALCAWPLYDTRHSQGSAFISLHYDFIFSSLINLAANSLGLSFKTQHHFGRSWYLSSKLHLNWILLGASEYLHLWYDAPPENGTERRNYDLGTGEGVKFYFEVSHGTIGSILVNYSYYGIHTIPESVPEYGSTGYSIIGILDMAFERRFLGDWYTGVSATSYHKQGFYDAAADTNDIISSVNLYVKRKL from the coding sequence ATGCGACTCTCCTCTTCCCAGAGGGTACTCTATTCAGCGCTTTTCTTCCTCCTCTTCCTGTCTGTGATTCAGCTCCCCCTGTCGGCTGAAACCGGGATCGAAACGGAGCCTGCAGAGACCTCTCCCCGCTACGGAATGGCCGCCCTGGAGGCAATGGGGAGCAACCTCTTTCTTCTGGGGGTAAATCGCTATATTCGCCAGGCCGAATACGCCATGATAAGCCCCGAGTCCATTCACACCAACCTCACGAGCAGCTGGGTATGGGACCAGGATGAGTTCTCCGTCAACCAGATCGGTCATCCCTACCAGGGCTCCTTCTATTTTATCTCCGGAAGATCGAACAATCTCAATTTCTGGGAATCCTCCCTGCTGACCCTGGGGGGAAGCGTCACCTGGGAGCTCCTCATGGAGACCGAACTGCCCAGCAAAAACGATCTGATCGTAACGAGCCTCGGGGGAATCGCAGTTGGTGAAATGTTCCACCGTCTCTACCTGGAAGCCGACGCCAGCGACCTGCACGCCCGCTGGTTGATAAGCCCCATGGACAGTATGAACAGCCTGCTGTTCAGGGAGGATACCAAACCTGCCCGGGGCCGATCCTCCCTTAGAGACGTACAGCTTGCAGGAGGTATCGTCCTTGCGGATAACGAACTTGACGGAAGCCGGAATTACGAAGCGGCGGAAAACGACTTCTCAGCCTATGTCAGCGGGCAGATTATTTACGGCGACCCCTTCATCCTGAAATCCATAACACCCTTTGAGCACTTTGAACAGCGCTTCAGCATTAATCTTTCTGATACTTTCTACTCCGCATCCTTTTTTTCCGACGGGGCACTCTGCGCCTGGCCCCTGTATGACACCCGGCATTCCCAGGGGAGCGCTTTTATCAGCCTTCACTACGATTTCATCTTCAGTTCCCTGATCAATCTTGCGGCCAATTCTCTGGGCCTCAGCTTCAAGACCCAGCACCATTTCGGCAGGTCCTGGTACCTGTCCTCCAAGCTGCACCTCAACTGGATACTCCTCGGCGCCAGCGAATACCTCCACCTCTGGTACGACGCTCCGCCGGAGAACGGCACCGAACGCAGAAACTACGACCTGGGTACCGGGGAAGGAGTAAAATTCTACTTTGAGGTCTCCCACGGAACCATCGGCAGTATCCTCGTAAATTACTCCTACTACGGCATCCACACCATCCCCGAATCGGTTCCGGAGTACGGTTCCACAGGCTATTCCATAATCGGAATCCTCGACATGGCCTTTGAACGGCGATTCCTCGGAGACTGGTACACCGGTGTCTCCGCCACATCCTACCACAAGCAGGGATTCTATGACGCTGCTGCAGATACAAACGACATTATCAGCAGCGTAAACCTCTACGTAAAGCGTAAACTTTAA
- a CDS encoding metal ABC transporter substrate-binding protein — translation MKRLLFLLFCLVLSLALYAEGVQEAQSSPEVIATTSWTASFAEVAGLEDIRILAPYELQHPPEYEMTPGDIRDIAGADMIIYAGYEVMMERLKEAASADARLVQITTVNTWPVISESVRIIAKAAGTEETAEANLTAIKEFFDDWRAELAPYSRTPVIVHQFLAGLAKNLGLSVAGTYGPAPLEAKQLKELSESGAMVIIDNWHTDVGAPLLEIMPEAKIATLINFPGKDGTRTLMDVLEYSRRELSAAFK, via the coding sequence ATGAAAAGACTGTTATTTCTGTTGTTCTGTCTCGTCCTGTCCCTCGCCCTTTATGCCGAAGGGGTTCAGGAGGCACAATCCTCCCCTGAGGTCATTGCCACGACCTCCTGGACCGCCTCCTTCGCAGAGGTCGCAGGCCTTGAGGATATCCGAATCCTCGCCCCCTACGAACTGCAGCACCCTCCGGAGTACGAAATGACCCCGGGAGATATCAGGGACATAGCCGGGGCCGATATGATTATCTACGCCGGTTACGAAGTCATGATGGAACGCCTCAAGGAAGCAGCCTCCGCGGATGCCCGGCTGGTACAGATTACCACGGTAAACACCTGGCCGGTTATAAGTGAATCCGTACGGATCATCGCTAAGGCCGCGGGCACCGAAGAGACAGCGGAGGCGAACCTTACGGCGATTAAAGAGTTCTTCGACGACTGGCGGGCTGAACTCGCTCCCTACAGCAGGACCCCCGTCATTGTCCATCAGTTCCTTGCAGGACTTGCAAAAAACCTCGGCCTTAGCGTCGCAGGGACATACGGACCCGCTCCCCTGGAGGCAAAACAGCTGAAAGAGCTCTCCGAAAGCGGCGCAATGGTGATAATTGACAACTGGCACACCGACGTGGGTGCCCCCCTGCTCGAGATCATGCCCGAGGCAAAAATCGCCACCCTGATCAACTTTCCCGGAAAAGACGGTACCAGGACCCTGATGGATGTACTCGAGTACAGCCGGCGGGAACTGAGCGCGGCATTCAAATAG
- a CDS encoding metal ABC transporter permease, whose product MLEYLALPPIQRGFLALLTAGIAFPLIGVFVIRLNLITLRFMLMHGALLGSALAMGLQISPLLGSLVVNLLLIFILIAVTRRGDIPTGYATTFLMVVSIALAVIVIYKAGVPAKDALSILWGNIYAVRGTELAINSGVGAAIILFILILRRRLTAVLFNYDVAATSGIPAETYRRIILIGTGITIAISMRLVGALLLDSLVLLPAVSSLLVAGSTGAMFLVSSLVGLFSALAGFILSLWFDIPVSAGVTLTSALVFGIMILIKHFRSSL is encoded by the coding sequence ATGCTGGAATACCTCGCTCTGCCGCCGATCCAGCGGGGATTCCTGGCCCTCCTGACTGCGGGAATCGCCTTTCCACTGATTGGGGTTTTTGTAATCAGGCTGAACCTCATAACCCTGCGCTTCATGCTGATGCACGGGGCCCTTCTGGGAAGCGCCCTGGCCATGGGACTTCAGATATCTCCGCTTCTGGGCAGTCTGGTAGTCAATCTTCTGCTTATTTTCATACTCATCGCCGTTACCCGCCGCGGGGACATCCCCACCGGTTACGCCACAACTTTTTTGATGGTGGTCAGTATAGCCCTGGCTGTTATTGTCATCTACAAGGCCGGAGTTCCCGCCAAGGATGCCCTGAGCATTCTCTGGGGAAACATCTACGCCGTCAGAGGTACCGAGCTGGCGATAAACAGCGGAGTCGGCGCCGCGATTATTCTCTTTATTCTTATCCTCCGGCGCCGACTGACGGCGGTCCTGTTCAATTACGACGTGGCCGCCACCTCCGGTATCCCCGCGGAGACCTATCGCCGGATCATTCTGATCGGTACCGGAATCACCATCGCCATATCCATGCGCCTTGTAGGGGCCCTTCTGCTGGACTCCCTGGTTCTGCTGCCGGCGGTCTCATCTCTTCTGGTGGCGGGCAGTACCGGTGCAATGTTTCTTGTCTCATCCCTGGTGGGACTCTTCTCCGCCCTTGCCGGCTTTATTCTATCCCTCTGGTTCGATATTCCCGTCAGTGCAGGGGTTACCCTGACCTCGGCACTGGTATTCGGAATTATGATACTTATTAAACATTTCAGGAGTTCTTTATGA
- a CDS encoding metal ABC transporter ATP-binding protein, with the protein MTDSLISFRAVNVRRGKRLVLRDLSFDISAGEHLILQGENGIGKTTLLKTALGFILPEKGSLIRKLRGPGSLAYLPQESLSGDLPISVQEVVDIGFSARRMGRTERRRRIHDLLEALGCASLAGRSFATLSGGEKQRVSLARCLAQAPEMLILDEPTAGLDPEIRSRFYPLLLEMAAGHGAAVLLVTHDLKGIPEEGWRRLRLEQELDTTRVREVG; encoded by the coding sequence ATGACGGATTCTCTTATATCCTTCCGCGCTGTCAATGTCCGCAGGGGTAAGCGTCTTGTTCTTCGAGACCTCTCCTTCGACATCAGCGCGGGGGAACACCTTATCCTGCAGGGAGAAAACGGCATAGGAAAAACAACCCTGTTAAAAACAGCCCTGGGATTTATTCTTCCCGAGAAGGGCAGCCTGATTCGAAAACTCCGGGGTCCCGGAAGCCTGGCATATCTGCCCCAGGAGTCCCTCAGCGGCGACCTGCCCATATCGGTGCAGGAGGTGGTTGATATCGGTTTCAGTGCCCGCAGAATGGGCAGGACCGAACGACGCAGGAGGATCCACGACCTCCTGGAAGCTCTGGGATGCGCATCCCTGGCCGGGCGCTCCTTTGCCACCCTCTCGGGGGGAGAGAAACAGCGGGTCTCCCTGGCACGCTGTCTTGCCCAGGCCCCGGAAATGCTCATCCTGGATGAACCCACCGCCGGGCTGGATCCGGAGATCCGGTCCCGTTTCTATCCCCTCCTTCTGGAGATGGCTGCAGGACATGGAGCCGCGGTGCTGCTGGTGACCCACGACCTCAAGGGAATCCCCGAGGAAGGCTGGCGTCGACTGCGTCTCGAGCAGGAGCTGGATACCACCCGTGTGCGGGAGGTTGGCTGA
- a CDS encoding DUF1893 domain-containing protein: MDTNHQISPSLQVFLKDDPIFINNGKWLHPLFALEDFLSENEYTAADLYLKDSIIGKAAALLIYRLGIRRIHGRLMSEPAAEYLRSRNAEFSWETLVPRIQCKTEELLAAVDDPEEAYTELSRRAGRK, encoded by the coding sequence ATGGACACAAATCACCAGATATCACCTTCACTTCAGGTCTTCCTGAAGGATGATCCCATATTCATTAACAACGGAAAGTGGCTTCATCCCCTTTTTGCCCTGGAGGACTTTCTCTCAGAAAATGAGTATACAGCCGCCGATCTCTACCTGAAAGACAGTATTATCGGAAAGGCCGCAGCCCTCCTTATATACCGCCTGGGAATACGCCGGATCCATGGCAGACTCATGAGCGAGCCTGCAGCGGAGTATCTGCGCTCCCGAAACGCGGAATTCTCCTGGGAAACCCTGGTTCCCAGAATCCAGTGCAAAACCGAGGAACTTCTGGCCGCGGTAGACGATCCCGAGGAAGCCTACACCGAGCTGAGCCGCCGGGCCGGGCGGAAATGA
- the folE gene encoding GTP cyclohydrolase I FolE, with the protein MNRERVAGLIRELLIELGEDPEREGLQRTPERAAKAWEYLSSGYSRNIDEVINGAVFESEANNMIIVRDIEVYSLCEHHMLPFYGKVHIGYIARDKVLGVSKLARIADVFARRLQIQERLTRQIAREIMDSTNAEGVGVVMEAKHLCMMMRGVEKQNSVMTTSSVLGSFHNDEATRLEFLQLISKKLD; encoded by the coding sequence ATGAACCGCGAACGTGTAGCCGGGCTTATTCGTGAATTATTAATTGAACTGGGCGAGGATCCCGAACGGGAAGGTCTTCAGCGTACCCCGGAACGGGCCGCCAAAGCCTGGGAGTACCTGAGTTCCGGTTACAGCCGCAATATTGACGAGGTTATCAATGGAGCGGTATTCGAGTCCGAGGCCAACAATATGATTATCGTGCGGGACATTGAAGTCTACAGTCTCTGTGAACATCATATGCTTCCCTTCTACGGCAAGGTCCATATAGGTTACATAGCCCGGGACAAGGTCCTGGGGGTCAGCAAACTTGCCCGCATTGCCGACGTCTTCGCCCGGCGACTGCAGATACAGGAACGCCTGACTCGGCAGATTGCCCGGGAGATAATGGATTCCACCAACGCCGAGGGTGTGGGGGTTGTTATGGAAGCGAAGCACCTCTGCATGATGATGCGGGGGGTTGAGAAGCAGAACTCTGTTATGACCACCTCCTCGGTACTGGGCAGCTTTCACAACGACGAGGCCACGCGCCTGGAGTTCCTGCAGCTGATATCCAAGAAGCTGGACTGA
- the folK gene encoding 2-amino-4-hydroxy-6-hydroxymethyldihydropteridine diphosphokinase, whose translation MADFFIATGSNIEAETSLTKGLTLLAARVKLLRISTHYRTAPLGDRRQPEYVNGIWHGQTEMKPLKLKETLRRIEAECGRIRTGDSYASRTLDLDLILYDDLLLTGPELVLPDPQIRERAFVYIPLLELEPDIRLPGDKSILAGLVNPDMELYYSPITEILRNLLDSGL comes from the coding sequence ATGGCTGACTTTTTCATTGCAACAGGATCCAACATCGAAGCCGAGACCAGTCTCACGAAGGGGCTCACGCTGCTTGCTGCCCGGGTAAAACTGCTCAGGATCTCCACCCACTATCGAACAGCCCCCCTGGGCGACAGGCGACAGCCGGAATACGTTAACGGGATCTGGCACGGGCAGACCGAAATGAAACCCCTGAAGCTGAAAGAGACATTACGACGCATCGAAGCAGAATGCGGCCGCATACGAACCGGGGATTCCTACGCCTCCCGTACCCTGGACCTGGACCTGATTCTCTATGATGATCTTCTGCTTACAGGCCCGGAGCTTGTACTGCCGGATCCGCAGATACGGGAAAGGGCCTTTGTCTATATTCCCCTTCTGGAACTGGAACCGGACATCCGCCTGCCCGGGGATAAAAGTATCCTGGCGGGACTGGTCAATCCCGACATGGAGCTGTACTATTCTCCAATAACCGAAATCCTGCGTAATCTGCTCGATTCCGGCCTTTGA
- a CDS encoding dihydroneopterin aldolase produces MEYKPDRIHIRDILVRCIVGINPDEREKKQDVIISLCLEGDLRLPGESDDIGDTINYKEIKDRVIRFTEASSFFLIEALAHEIAALCLDVPEVQRVGVTVDKPGALRFAKSVAVEIFRTREDYPDRGFDG; encoded by the coding sequence ATGGAGTATAAACCGGACCGAATCCACATACGGGATATCCTCGTCCGCTGTATCGTCGGAATAAATCCCGATGAGCGGGAAAAAAAGCAGGATGTAATAATCTCGCTCTGCCTGGAGGGCGACCTGAGGCTTCCCGGAGAAAGCGACGATATCGGTGATACCATCAACTACAAGGAGATCAAGGACCGTGTAATACGCTTCACCGAGGCAAGCTCCTTTTTCCTTATCGAGGCCCTGGCCCACGAGATAGCCGCTCTTTGCCTCGATGTACCGGAGGTCCAGCGGGTGGGTGTTACCGTCGACAAGCCCGGGGCCCTGCGTTTCGCAAAAAGCGTGGCCGTGGAAATCTTCCGTACACGGGAGGACTATCCCGATCGGGGCTTTGATGGCTGA
- a CDS encoding SDR family oxidoreductase, translating to MMQSDLAGKTALITGGAKRIGAACALALAGAGADIVLHYHHSSEDAEKTADSIRSRGVRAWPLRADLESEKETRGLFEKALDMTGGLDILVNSASIFPDSTVDSFTWAELEQNLRVNTWAPLLLSRLFAAQERFSVPEDPPEAAKLGNIVNFLDTRITDNDSKHAAYALSKRNLFTLTRMLSVACAPGIKVNAIAPGLILPPPGENEEYLEKLRHTNPMRRVGRLEDISSALLFLVANSFITGQVIFVDGGRRIKGSMYGV from the coding sequence ATGATGCAGTCCGATCTGGCGGGCAAGACTGCTCTGATAACAGGCGGCGCCAAACGCATCGGCGCCGCCTGTGCCCTGGCCCTGGCGGGAGCCGGAGCCGATATTGTTCTCCATTATCACCACTCTTCAGAAGATGCGGAAAAAACCGCGGACAGCATACGCAGCCGTGGGGTAAGGGCCTGGCCGCTCAGGGCCGATCTGGAATCGGAAAAGGAGACCAGGGGGCTCTTCGAAAAGGCCCTGGATATGACCGGGGGTCTCGATATCCTGGTCAATTCCGCATCGATTTTCCCCGACAGCACCGTGGACAGCTTTACCTGGGCGGAACTCGAACAGAACCTCAGGGTAAACACCTGGGCGCCCCTGCTCCTCTCCCGGCTCTTTGCAGCCCAGGAGCGCTTTTCCGTCCCTGAGGACCCGCCGGAGGCCGCAAAGCTGGGAAACATCGTCAATTTCCTTGATACCAGGATTACCGACAACGACAGCAAGCACGCGGCCTACGCCTTGAGCAAACGTAACCTTTTTACCCTTACCCGCATGCTCAGCGTCGCCTGCGCTCCGGGAATCAAGGTAAACGCCATTGCACCGGGGCTGATTCTTCCCCCTCCCGGGGAAAACGAGGAATACCTGGAAAAACTGCGTCACACCAACCCCATGCGCCGCGTGGGAAGGCTCGAGGACATCAGCAGCGCCCTGCTGTTTCTTGTGGCTAACAGCTTTATCACCGGTCAGGTCATCTTCGTGGATGGCGGCCGCCGCATTAAAGGAAGCATGTATGGAGTATAA
- the phnE gene encoding phosphonate ABC transporter, permease protein PhnE, which yields MNQRVYKEAKNSLVSAPVAALLSLFLPGLGQILARRIQRGLLLAGSMISLAGLMVWRIRIIGRLEEGFWGTLAKALSRNPLFVGFSLLALIGIWIWIVIDAARQTDKKKQYGNAIFALILLVFFAVGWQISQIDLVRLTRDANEAWTPLSKILWPWDAAVTRDTESLEAGAELLVDSEGEIPPVPEKRPGEPYILVEPRSGNLSKLDENNKVVPGTELTIRGENFEPNTHTEIWWSDAIGNEFQPRHEGRYLSVTTDDTGSFELKMVMPYRLVPPSARGPQYHEVIARQVSEVGPLLPSEPLLLTIELIIETIFMGMMATIFGIILSVPVSFLAARNLMSGSWVTMTIYYITRTILNIVRAIEPLIWALIAVVWVGLGPFAGIVALTIHSVAALGKLYSESIESINPGPIEAIQATGATKLQTIMFAVVPQMIPPFVSFTIYRWDINVRMSTVIGMVGGGGIGFLLVQYIRLLEYRSAGIAVWFIALTVSILDYVSAEIRNRFV from the coding sequence ATGAATCAACGGGTCTATAAAGAGGCGAAAAATTCCCTGGTCAGCGCCCCCGTCGCAGCCCTGCTCTCCCTGTTCCTGCCGGGGCTTGGACAGATCCTGGCCCGCAGGATCCAGCGGGGACTCCTTCTTGCCGGTTCGATGATCAGCCTGGCAGGACTCATGGTCTGGCGAATTCGCATTATCGGGCGCCTTGAAGAGGGCTTCTGGGGAACCCTTGCAAAGGCGCTTTCCCGGAATCCCCTTTTTGTAGGCTTCAGCCTGCTGGCTTTAATCGGAATCTGGATATGGATCGTCATCGATGCGGCCCGACAGACGGATAAAAAAAAGCAGTACGGCAACGCCATTTTCGCCCTGATTCTTCTGGTGTTCTTTGCTGTAGGATGGCAGATCAGTCAGATCGATCTCGTACGACTTACCAGGGACGCCAACGAAGCCTGGACCCCTCTCTCAAAAATCCTGTGGCCCTGGGATGCGGCGGTCACCCGGGACACCGAGAGTCTGGAAGCCGGCGCAGAGCTTCTGGTGGACTCCGAAGGGGAGATTCCGCCGGTACCCGAAAAGCGCCCCGGAGAGCCCTACATACTGGTTGAACCGCGATCGGGGAACCTCTCAAAACTGGACGAGAACAACAAAGTGGTACCCGGAACGGAGCTCACTATCAGGGGAGAGAATTTCGAGCCGAATACCCACACCGAAATATGGTGGAGCGACGCCATCGGCAATGAGTTTCAGCCCCGTCATGAGGGACGTTATCTTTCAGTTACCACCGATGATACCGGATCCTTTGAGCTGAAGATGGTTATGCCCTACCGGCTTGTGCCTCCAAGCGCCAGGGGACCTCAATATCACGAGGTGATTGCCCGCCAGGTCAGCGAGGTCGGGCCCCTGCTCCCCAGCGAACCCCTGCTTCTGACCATAGAGCTGATAATCGAAACCATCTTCATGGGCATGATGGCCACGATATTCGGTATTATCCTGTCGGTACCGGTAAGCTTTCTCGCAGCCCGCAACCTGATGTCCGGAAGCTGGGTAACCATGACCATCTACTATATTACCAGAACCATTCTGAACATCGTACGAGCCATCGAACCCCTTATCTGGGCCCTCATTGCCGTGGTTTGGGTGGGGCTCGGTCCCTTTGCCGGTATCGTGGCCCTGACTATCCACTCCGTAGCGGCCTTAGGGAAGCTCTATTCCGAATCCATCGAGAGTATAAATCCCGGTCCCATCGAGGCCATCCAGGCCACGGGAGCCACAAAACTGCAGACCATCATGTTTGCCGTGGTTCCCCAGATGATCCCCCCCTTCGTCTCCTTTACCATCTACCGCTGGGACATAAACGTGCGCATGTCCACGGTCATCGGTATGGTGGGAGGCGGCGGAATCGGCTTCCTCCTGGTCCAGTACATCCGGCTCCTGGAGTACCGTTCCGCGGGAATAGCCGTATGGTTCATCGCCCTGACGGTCTCCATTCTCGATTATGTGAGCGCGGAGATACGAAACCGTTTTGTCTGA
- the phnC gene encoding phosphonate ABC transporter ATP-binding protein, with protein MLEVKNLTKVYPDGTRALNNVSFTVEDGEFLVIIGLSGSGKSTLLRCINRLIDPTEGTIILDGRDVTAADSRELRFIRRKIGMIFQHFNLVDRSSVLTNVLSGRLGYLNPWRSVLHKFPGSTRKEAIQALRKVGIEDQAHKRADELSGGQRQRVGIARALMQDPGMILADEPVASLDPVLAHTILGYLEKLNRESSISVLCSLHYLDLVQRYATKVIGLKDGEIVYRGTRDDIRSMTDQQFKEIYGEEAERVSAGTLSHQDNISGEVAP; from the coding sequence ATGCTCGAAGTCAAAAATCTCACCAAGGTCTACCCCGACGGAACACGGGCCCTGAATAATGTCAGTTTCACCGTGGAGGACGGTGAGTTCCTGGTCATTATCGGTCTGAGCGGATCGGGAAAATCGACCCTCCTCAGGTGTATAAACCGACTGATCGATCCTACGGAAGGAACTATCATCCTTGACGGCCGGGACGTTACCGCCGCGGACAGCAGGGAACTCCGTTTTATCAGGCGAAAAATAGGAATGATCTTCCAGCACTTCAACCTGGTGGACCGCTCCAGTGTACTGACCAACGTACTCTCCGGAAGACTCGGTTACCTGAATCCCTGGCGCAGTGTTCTGCACAAGTTTCCCGGCAGTACACGCAAAGAGGCCATACAGGCCCTGCGGAAGGTAGGAATTGAAGATCAGGCCCACAAGCGGGCGGATGAACTCTCCGGCGGACAGCGTCAGCGGGTTGGAATTGCCCGGGCCCTGATGCAGGACCCCGGCATGATCCTGGCGGACGAACCGGTGGCCAGCCTGGATCCCGTTCTGGCTCATACGATCCTCGGATATCTGGAAAAACTGAACCGGGAAAGCAGCATATCTGTACTCTGCAGCCTCCACTACCTCGACCTTGTGCAGCGCTATGCCACCAAGGTTATCGGCCTGAAGGACGGCGAGATCGTCTACCGCGGTACCCGCGACGATATCCGCAGCATGACCGACCAGCAGTTCAAGGAGATCTATGGAGAAGAGGCCGAACGGGTAAGTGCGGGCACCCTGAGCCATCAGGACAACATCAGCGGGGAGGTGGCACCATGA